The DNA region TCAACGTCAAGCGTGTCATTTGGTCTTCGCTTCGGTACCTCGACCGTGAGAAACGTTTGCTGCGGGTGGCCACTGGTTCGTGCCTTTCGTGAGACAGGGGCTACCCGCAATGAACACTTTCAAAGAACCTGCGCGCGATTGAGCCAAGTGTATTCGAAGGACTATGCGGCTTCAAGCGGCGGGGCGCTCGACCGGCCCGTTGCTGAGACGCCGCTGTTTCGAACAGGGCAATCAGAAGGGCAGTAAGAAAAACGTTGCCAGCAGCTCGCTCCGTGCGATACTGACAGTTGAGAGCATCACCCGCCTGAGTAACGGAGAATGGCAATGGACGCTAACGTGAACCCCCTTATGTCCGCTGGATATGACGTTGTGTGGATCGCTTTCGTGGCTTGCACGGTCGTCATGATCGCCATTGCGCTCGTCTCTATCAGGAGAAATCGCCAAAGTCTTACCTCGTGGCAAGCGTTGATCTGGGGCCTAGTCGTGATTTTCGTGCCGATCATCGGGCCAGCTGCGTGGTTGCTTGCCGGGCGCCCCGCACGTTTGCCTGCAGCCACGGAGTAGCCGCGCGCTTTCCTGAGCTGCTTGAGTGGTGCAGTGTGTCAACCCTGCAGAGGTTGACAGCATGACTAGTTAGAGATACAATCTAGTTATGCAAGAGAAGCGCAACGTTGTCGACGCGCAGTCGCCGGAATGGCCGAGTGACTGGATGCGAGCGGTTCTTGGCTTACTGACGCTCCAATCGTTGGAGCCGGGACCGTCGTACGGGTACGCCATCATCGCCGATTTAGAAGCCAACGGTATGGGGTCTGTGAAAGGCGGCACTCTGTACCCGCTCTTGACCCGCTATGAAGCGGCGGGACTCGTGGGCGTTGAGTGGCGGCCAGGAACAACTGGCCCCGGGCGCAAGTACTTCTCGCTTACCCCTCTCGGGCATAGCGAGCTAGAGCGTATGCGTGCCGATTGGTTGCTCTTCGCTCGCAGCACCAGCGACTATCTCGACAGTACGAAGATGAGGAAAGAAGGGCGCTCATGAACGCAACAATGACTGACCAAGACTGGATCGATCTGTTGATTGTCGAGCTGCGCATGCGTCGAGTTCCCGGCCCGGTGATCGGCGACGCGGTCGCCAGCGTCTGGGAGTTCATTGCAGACTCGGGGCAGGGCGCTGAAGAGGCCTTTGGGCCGGCGCGTGAATACGCTGCCTCGCTTGAGCTCCCTACGAAAGGGGCAGGTTACCAAGCGTTGAAAATGCTCTTCTTGCCGGCACTGGGCCTTTTGGCGTTCCTCGCCTTCGCTCTCGCAAGCGGTCCTTGGTTCGCAGGAAGCCCCGTGTTGCTTTCGGTACCCCAGGCGCTTCTGATGTCTGTTCCTGTGCTGCTGGTCGTGCTCTTTTCGTTCCCGTTCTACGCCCGTGCAGTGTTTCGAAAACGCTGGCTTCTCGTGGTGCTCGCTCTCGGTATCGCTGTCACGAGTGCAACAGCGAAGCTGTTTGCGCCAACGGCGGAGGCCGAGGCCTGGCTTGTGCTGTCGCCGCTCGCTATTCTGGTGACCTCCGGTGCGGCAATCGTCATCTTGGCCATCATCGGCACCATTGCGACGCTGCGCGGCGGTAATGAAGACGAGGTCGTCGATCCGCTTGAGGTGCAAGATGAGCCGGCGAATGGGCGAGAGAAGAAATCATTTCCGCTCTTCGTCAACTGGATCTTCGTGTTCTTTGCGATTGGCATCTTCGGTATTTCTTGGATTGCCAGCCTCGCGATGGCGTGAGCGTGACCCGTGTGAGTGTCACACTTTACCTTCCGGATGGTAAAGTGGAGAGATGACCGCTGATACCCCCGTACGAATCATGCAGGCCGCGAAAGAGATCGTGGCCGAGCACACGAAGCTCGAGGGCGTTGCGCTCTCGCTTGATTCGGTTGCGAAACGCGTCGGGCTTACGAAGCCTGGCCTCATGTACTACTTTCCGAACAAGCAAGCCCTGATGGTGGGCCTGGTCGAATTTGCGGCGCAGCAGTGGCACGACATGCTGCGCGAGCACGCGGGGGCAGAGCCCGCGGAGCTCTCGGTGTTCGCTCGGTATCGGGCCTACGTTGAGGTTGCCACGACGGCTGAGGTGTCGCGTGCAGACTACTGGATCTTTTCTGACGCGCTCTACCATCCCTCGCTATCAGGGGCGTGGCAAGAGTGGCTTGGTCCTTGGTTCGCGCTTGAGGGGGCGTCTGAGCATGCACGAGGCCCACTGACCGCGGCCCGGTTCTGCGCTGATGGGGCGTGGATGTCAGAGGCGACAGGCGTCATGCAGGCAGACGACCTCGGGCCTGTTCGTGCCCACGCGCTCGAACTCATCGAGATCGCCGAGGGGAGGGCTGCTCGATGAGGGCCTGGGTGTTGCTCTCGGGATCGATTATTTGCGAGGTTACCGGCACCCTCGCGCTCCGTGCAACGGTTGAGCACCCCGCCTGGGTCGCGCTCACCGTCGCCGCCTACCTGGCAGCGTTTATGCTTCTCGGCTTTGCGCTGCGGGCGGGCATGCCGATCGGGGTTGCCTATGGGGTGTGGGGTGCCGTCGGGGTGGCGTTGGTCGCACTTCTTGGAGCGATCATGTTCGACGAGATGTTGAGCGTTCAAGCGGTCATCGGAATCGCGGTCATCATTGTCGGGGTATTCCTGATTGAGGCCGGGTCGCGGCCAGAGCCAAGCTCAGATGGCGGATCGGAGCAGGTGCTGACGTGAGCTGGGTCTGGTTAAGTATCGCTATTCTGTGTGAAGTGGTGGCAACGCTGAGCCTCCGCGCTTCGAACGGGTTTCGTCGCAAGGTCTGGCTCGTGCCGGTGGTGGCGGGGTATGGTCTCGCGTTCACCGCTCTCGGCTTTGCCCTTGCCGCGGGCATGCCAGTCGCCGTCGCTTACGGCATCTGGACCGCCGTTGGCATCGCCCTGATCGCGGTTCTCGCCCGAGCGATTTGGCGTGATCCGCTCACCAAGCGAATGCTTGTCGGTATCTGTCTGGTCATCGCGGGCGTGATTCTCGTCGAACTCGGATAAGCCCGTGATTATTGAATCTTTCGCAGATTCATGGTTTTGTGGAGTGGAAGGTCTACGGTAATGACTCGGGGCGAAGAGGGGGCTCTTGATGAAGTTCACGTCACGCAAAGCGATCATTGGATACTTCGCAGGAGGTGCCGTTTTCGCGGTGTTCTCATTGCTCATGGGTGCAAACGTTGGGTTCTTCCTGTGTCTCGCGATGCCATTCTTCGCAACGGGTTTTGCCTTGATCGCAAGGCGAAATGAACTCGCAAAGCGAAATGATGCAGCTCACCCGCGCGACCTGCGCAGCAACCACACGAAATAGGGTGCGCCGACGAGCGCGACCATGAGGCCGGCGGGTAGCTGTGCCGGCGAGATGAGCGTTCTGCCGAGCGTGTCGGCGACGAGCACGAGCAGCGCGCCCAGCAGCATCGCGACGGGTATCACGCGGGCGTGGCGAGCACCAACGAGGGTGCGCGCGAAGTGGGGTGCGACGAGTCCCACGAAGCCGACGACGCCGACCGCGACAACCGAGACCGCTGCGAGAACCGCGGCGATGGTGAGCACCCACAGCCGCGTTCGTTCGAGACGGATCCCGAGAAGTCTCGGGGTGTCGTCGTCGACCGAGAGTAGATCGAGCTCGCGGTGCTGCGAGGCGAAGAAGGGCACCGCGAGGGCGAGCACGGCAGCGCCGGGCAGCGCATCCCAGAACGACCTGCCGTAGGTTGTGCCCGAGAGCCAGGTGAGAATGCGCGGGGTCTGCCAAGGGTCTGAACTCAGCAGCATGAACGTGGTCACGGCGGTCAACGCGAAGCCGCAACCGATGCCAATGAGCACAAAGCGATCGGGAAGAAGGCCGCCGCGCCATGACAGCAGCGTCACGAGGGCGAAGGTCGCGAGCGCCGCGAGCACGGCCATCACGACGAGGGGCAGTCGCCCTCCGCCCGCAAACCCTGTGGTTACGACGAACACGGCGCCCACGCCGGCACCTGCCGAGATGCCGAGCAGGCTGGGCTCTGCCAGCGGGTTTCGGGTGGTGCCCTGCACGACGGTTCCGGCGAGGGCCAGTGCAGCGCCGCCCACGAGTGCCGCCGCCACCCGAGCGGCTCGCTCGTCGAGGGCCCTGCGAACGAGGTCGGGGGCGCTCGACTGCGCCCACAGGGCGAGATCGCCGAGGCGCAACCACACGTTGCCCGCGAGCAGGCCGACAACAATCGCAGCGATGAGCAGCGAGGTGACGATCACGAGAACCGTGACGAAACGGCGATGGGTGCGGATCGACGACGCACTCGATGCGACGCGTGCCGAACCCGCGTCGCGCAGTCGCATGGCCAAGACAATAATGATGATGCCGCCGATGAACGCGGTGGGAATTCCGGTGGGAATCGTGGTGGCGCCCTCTGGTGTGAGCGCGGCCCTCAGGAGCGCATCGGCGAGCAGAATGAGCAGGGCGCCGAGGAATCCAGAAGTGGGAATGAGAAAGGCGTGTTTGCGCAGTGCCGCGACCCGGTTTGCGAGGAGCCGGGCGAGCACGGGGCCACCGAGGCCGACAAAGCCGATGGGGCCGGCGAGCGTGACTGAGGTACTCGTGAGCAGAACGGCGTAGATGACCGCGGTCATGCGGGTTGATCGCACCGAGACCCCGAGCGAGGCGGCGGTATCGTCGCCGAGGCCGAGAGCGTCGAGCCGGCGGGAGAAGAGGAGGGCGAGGGTGAGCACGACGGCGATGAGCGGTGCCGCGCGAACCGAGGCGTCGATGTTGAGCTGCGCGAGTGAGCCGTTGGCCCAGGCGAAAAGCCCCTTCGTGCTTTCTTTGAAGAGAATGAGCAGCATGGCGGTGCCTGCGCTCAGCGCCATCGAGATTGCCGAACCCGCGAGAATGAGGCGGGTGTTTGCCGAGCCTGCCGCACTGCCGGTGAGCCCGAGCACGAGCGCGGCGGCGAGCACCCCGCCGAAGAACGCCACGCCACTCGAGGCCCAGAAGGGAACCGACACGTTGAAGGCCGCGACCGCGGCTAATGCGAAGTACGAGCCAGAGGTGATGGCGAGGGTGTCGGGCGAGGCGAGAGGGTTTCTCGTCACCGACTGCAGGAGCGCGCCAGCGACGCCGAGCGAGAAGCCGACGGCAACGCCGGCGAAGAGGCGGGGGAGTCGTGAGCCGAGAAACACGGCATCGACCGAAACGCCGCCCACGTGAACCGGCTCGCCGAGGAGCCCTCTGAAGAGGTCGGCCGCGGTGAGACCGGAGGTGCCCTGCGTCAGGTGCCAGAGGCCCACCGCTGCGATGATGACGACGAGCCCCGCGAGTAGCGCGAAACCGCCGGCCAAACCCCTGCGTTCAGGAGCCCGGCCGGCAGCGCCGCGGGTAAGGGTTGTTGTCACCTGTCGGTGATCACGTCGACGAAGGCGTCGATCGCCTGCTCGTTTGAGCGTGGACCGCCGGCTCCCCAGATGCCGGGAGGGAACTCGAAGGCGCGCTCGTCTTTCACTGCCGGCAGCGACTTCCAGATCGGGCTCTTTTCGAGCTCGAGCACATAGCTGTCGGGGGTTCCGTCATTGGCGAAGATGAGATTCACGTCACCGACGCCAATGAGGCCCTCGATGTCGGTCTGCGCGAGGCCGTAGGCGGGGTCGACCCCGCCGCTGCCGTAGGAGGCGTCAACTGAGTCGGTCCAGGCCCCGGTGAGCCCGAGCTCTTCGCCGAGTTCGGTGAACAGGGCGCCCTCGCCATAGGGGCGAATGACGACGTTGCCTGATTCGATCCACCCGTCAAAGAAGACGAAGTCTGTGGTCGGCAACGAGGCTGTCGAGACCTCGGTCTTCGCCTTCGCGAGGTGATCGTCAAACTCGCCGATGACCTGTTCGGCGCGCTCGGTGCGTCCGGTTGCCTCGGCGATGAGCGAGAAGACCTTCTTCATGTTCTCGATCTGACCGCTGGTGTCGGTGCCCACGGTCGCGAGAACCGGCACGTCGCCCTTTTCGAGCTTCTTGAGCAGTTCATCATCGGGGCTGTTGGCCTCGATGATGATGAGGTCGGGATCGGTCGCGTAGATGGCGTCGAGATCTGGCTCGCCGCGCTCGCCGACGTTCACGACCGACTCGGGCAGAGACTCGGCGTTGATGTAGGTCGCAAAGCCGTCGATCGAGGCCGCGCCGACCGGGGCAATGCAGAGCGTCAGCAGGTCTTCGGTTTGCTGCCACTCGAGCACGACGATTCGCTCAGCCGGTTTGTCGAGCTTGATCTCGCGACCGTGGCTGTCGGTCATCGAGACGGGGTCGGTCGAAGTTTTGGTCGTGTCTGCGGTGCAGCTCTGCGAGATTGCCGCTTTGTCAGCGGTCTCTTCGGCTGCATCAATGTCGGTCGTGCCACACGCTGAGAGCGTGAGCGCGACGATTCCCGCGACGGTGACGGCGGTAACGCGCCTGGGTGTCTTCATGTGGTGTCCTTTCGAGTGAGAGAAGTGGGTAACGATTGTTGGTCTAGCGCGGCACGCGAGCGGCATGGCGCCTGAGCGGATCAATGCGCAGCCTGCCCGCTCGCTCGTCAACCGTGACCGACACGCGAATCTCGTAGGCCGCAAAAATGTGCGCCTCGGTCAGCACCTCGAGCGGGGTGCCCTCTGCGACGATACGTCCGGAGTGCAGGAGGACGAGGTCGTCGGCGACGCTCGCCGCGTGGTCGAGGTCGTGCAGCACGACGCCGACCGCGACACCGTAGTCGTCGGCAAGGTCGCGAATGAGGTCGAGCGTTTCGGTCTGGTAGCGCAGGTCGAGGTGGTTTGTTGGCTCGTCGAGCAGGACGATGCCGGTCTGCTGCGCGAGGCAGGCGGCGAGCCAGACCCGCTGCAGTTCGCCGCCAGAGAGCTCGCCCGTTGCACGGTCAGCCATATCGGTGAGGCCGGTTGCTCGGAGAGCCTCGTCGATGGCGTTGCGGTCTTCAGCTGTGAACCCAGCGAATCGCCTGCGATAGGGGTGTCTGCCAAACGCGACGACCTCTCGCAGGCTGAGCCCCTGCGGCGCCATGCGTGACTGTGCGAACAGGGTGACCTCTTGCGCGAAAGCGCGGGGAGGCATGGTGTGAATAGGAGTGGGCTGTTCTTCGTGTTCCCGCTCGAGAACCGTCGTGCCTTCTGCGGGAGTGTGCAGTCGCGCGAGGCTGCGGAGGAGCGTCGACTTGCCCGAGCCGTTCGGGCCGATGAGCGCGGTGACGCGGCCTGGCCTCAGTGAAACCGAAACGTCATCAATGGCTTTGCGGTCCCGAAAGCTCATGGTGAGTCCCTCGGCGCGGAGAGAACTCGCTGCGCGCCCGGGGCCACCGTGCGAGGGTGATGGCTCCGCTGACTGGGCAGAAAGAAATGGGGTAGTGATGAGGGGCTCCTGCGCTCAAAATGTTGGCACGAAACAGGGCCCAATGCATCATGCGTTAAGTCTGATGTGAATTAGGGCAGCCTTGCTTCACCAAGAGTAGCCGCGCTCAAATCAATGCGCAATCAAGTAATCAGGACAGGGAATGTGGCGAATCAGACACCGTTGAGGTATAGGAGCCAGGGGTCGTACCCAGCACGCGCTTGAACGAGGCGATAAAGGTGCTCGGCTGAGAGAACCCGAGTTGCTCCGAAGTCTCGTTCACTGAGAGACCCTCGCTGAGGAGTGCAACGGCGTGGTGGATGCGGAGCACCTGGCGCCACTGCAGGAAGGAGAGACCCGTGTGTTTACGAAAGAGCCTCGCCACGGTTCGGTCGCTGATGCCCACTTGCTCGGCCCACTCGGCGAGGGAACGGGTATTCGTCGGGTCTTGCACGAGCGCCTCGACGATGACGGTGATGTGCCCTTCGCCCGGAAGCCTGAGGCTCAGCTGGTGTGGGGAAGGCTCGACAACGTCGAACACGACGGCCTCCGCGCGACACCTCTCGTCGACTGAGAGGCTGGACTGCTCGAGGTGCGTGAGCAGGCTCGCAACCAGGGGAGTGATGCGCACCGCGACCGGCTCGGCAAAATCGAGCGGCGAGCGGGCTGGCTCGAAGAGGGCATCAATGAGCGAGGCCCCGGCGGTGACGCGACCCGAGTGCACGGTGTGCGCAGGGATCCACAGCCCTTGGCCCTCGGGAATCGTGACCACGCGGTCTGGCAGTTTCACGGTCATGGTTCCGTCGCACACCCACACGAGCTCGTGCAGCCGGTGTGCGTGCGGTTCGAACTCGAGGGGCACCGGAATGAAGGCCCGCTCGACGGCAATGCTGAAGGGGCTCTCGACGCTCGTGGGCGAGTCAATCTCATCGACGATGAAGGTATGGGGCTCGCGTGCCCATGCCCCGCGGGAGGGTGTCGTCATCGGGCGAGCCTGACCGCGCCCACGATGCGCTCGCACATGAGATCTGCGCCCTCGTGATCGTCGGCCGTAACGGTGACGACCGCGTCGCCGGTGAAGACAACGAGCTGGCCGTAGGCTCCGTGGAGCCGCCACGCCGCTCCCGGGCCATCCCAACCCGCGAGCGCGTAGCGCTCATAGCCGCGCGGGCCCTCGCAGACTGTCCAGTTCGAGTGCATCGCCGTGATCCACCTCTCGTCGACAAGGCGAGTGCCCTGCCACGTGCCACCGTCGCGAATGAGCTGCGCACAGCGCGCAAGCTCATTGAGACTGAGATGCAGCCCGCCTCCCGCGACGACCCAGCCGCCCGGGCAGCGATCCCAGTGTGGCTCCTGAATGCCGAGCGGTGCGAAGAGGCGTGAGTTCACCCACGCCGAGACGTCGCCGACTGCCGTTGCGAGGGCCCGCATCGCTGTGTAAGTGCTCGCGTTCGAGTACTGGAAAGTTCTGCCCTGCGTCGCTCGCGAGAGGAACTCGTGTGCGAGGTCGGGCCAGTCGGTCATGAGGGTTGGCGACCACGGTAGGTCGATTCCACTCGTCATCGAGAGCAGGTGCCGTACCGTGACGTGCTCGACGCCCTCACCGAGCGTGACGTTCGGGAAGTACTGTGACACCGGGCCGTCAATATCGAAGATTCCTTCGTCGGCAGCCATTGCGGCGGCGATAACGCAGACGGCTTTTGCGACCGATTGCACATCGCGGCGCGTGTCGTTGTGCCACAGATGCGATGCCGCCTCGTCGCCCACGAGCACGTGTATGCCGATCGCGCGAAAACCGTCGGCCTCTACCGCGTCGATGAGTGTGTCGAGAATGTCTTGCGCGCGGGCCATCTCATTATTATGCACGAAGAGCGTTGGAACCCTCTCGAATGTTGTCGACGGCCCAGCCCAGCGATGCGGGGCGATGTGAGCGGCTGGCGTGAGCTGTAGGTGATTGCGTTGCTCGGTTATTCCTGCGTCACAGAGCGTCGCCATGCGGCTAAAGCGTAGAGTGACGTCGCAACGAAAAACAGGCCGTACAAGGCCGTATTCCAGGAGAATATTGTTCCCGCTGTGGCGATTGATAGCCAGGTCAGCCCGCCGGCAAGTATCGCGCCTGAGGTCCATCCAAACGCCTCAGTGCGAGCCTTTCTGCTCGCCTTTAGGCTAAACCGTGCTGCGTAACTCTCTGGCGCGCCAAATTCGTCGTGGAGCGAGCTTTTTGCCTCTCGCGCGTGTGCTTGTGCTTCGCTCACAATGCTTCGAATCTCAGTTTCGGAGATGTCTTGACGGAGGCGAAGCTGTTCCATTAAGCCTCTGCTCCACTGGTCATCGGGCAATGGTGAAGTGTGCTGGTCTTGAAGGCGGCGTCGAGAGGGAGAGGCTAAGAGACGGCTGAAGCGAGACAGCAAAGCGTAGACGGGTATCGGGGCGAGAAGCCACAGTGTTGAACCGGTGCCGAGCACTACAGTGTTGCTCGCAACCGCGAGGCCACCGAGCGCTACCCCCGCAGCGAGCAGAAAGATTCCCGTTACCGCGATCGCCTTCGGGCGAGAGAACTTTCGCAAGGCAAGTAGCCAGATCTGTCGAACCGATATGCTCATCAGGCCGATGGCTAAGGGTAAAAGAACCATCGGTAGGAAAACCTTGGTTGTCCAGCCATCATCGATGAGTGTGACGAACATGGTGAGCGCCGTCACCCACAGCGCTACCGAGAAGGTTAAGCTCAGGAACGTTGCGAGGGTGAGTGGTTCGTCTCGGCTGTACGCTTGCACACCTGTCTCGCGCCACCACTGCTGTTGTTCACGCGCCCAGGTGTGTGCGGACCCGAAAAGGTCTTCTGCGGGTTCGTTGGCGTCCTGTAGCAACGGCACCAGCTGTGTGAGCGCTGTCTCGGCAACTTTAGGGCTGACGTCGTCGAGCAGTAAGCGGGCCTGCGCCGAACGGGCCCAGTGTTCGTCGGCGTCGGCTCCACGTGCGTCACGGAATGCGGTATTGACCTGGTCGAACTGAGAAGGGTTCGAAGGCTGGGAGTTTTCGTGAGTCATGCTGTGCCTCCTGTGTTGTGCATTGCATCGACAAGAGTGCGCCACGCTTCTCGTTCAGACTGCAGCCGAGCTTTGCCCTTCGGGGTGAGAACGTAGTTTCGCTTTCCTGGCCCGTTCTGTCCCTCCTGCCACTCTGTGACAACCGCACCGTCGTGCTCCAGCGCGGCCAAGAGCGGGTACAGGGAGCCCCCTTTTGGGCGCCCAAACCCCCGTTCACTCACTGCCTGTGCGATGCCGTAGCCGTGAAGTGGGCCAAGCTCGAGACTTGCGAGCACGGCAGTCCCGAGAGCGGCACGTGACCATGGAGCTGGCCAGCGTTGTTCCTGTTGCGCGTCACTCATGTGCCTAAGTATTGCATATACCTAGGTAGTGTTCGCAAGGGGAAGTTTGCGATGCCGCCTCGGGAGTGCTTGACTATGCCGTTACCACCGCCTGGAGACGCTGCTGTACGAGGCGGTCGGCGGCCTCGATGGTGGTGATGCCCGAAGCCTGCGCCTCATCGAACACCTCTGAGAGTGTTTGGCTGATGGCATCGATGCGCTCGATTTTCTCATCGATCGACGCGTCTTCGGCGCCGAGGTAAATCACGCCACCAGCGTTCACGAGGTAGTCGGGTGCGTAGAGGATTTCGCGCGCTGCGAGCGCCTCGGCGCCTGAAGGTTCTGCGAGCTGGTTGTTAGCGGGGCCGACGACGGCGCGCGTGTTGAGCTCGCTAATGACCTTCGGGGTGAGCATGCCGCCAACACCCGCGGGCATGAACACATCAGCCTCGACGGTGTGCGCGGTCTCGGGTGAGACCCACTCGGCGCCGAGCTCGTCGGCGAGCGACTTCTTGGCGGTGTTGATGTCTGAGAGTGTGAGGTGCGCACCTTCTGAGGCGAGCTGTGTCGCGAGTGCCGAGCCGACGTGGCCGAGGCCAACGATCGTGATGCGGAGGCCGCTCGCCGATGTTTCGCCGGTCAGTCGACGCAGCGTCTCTTGCAGCGCGGCATGAACGCCACGAGCGGTGTATGCGCCGGGGTCGCCGAGCCCGCCCTGACCAGCAGGCAGGCCGACCACGTGCTTGGTACGCTCTGAGACGCTCGCCATGTCGGCCGCGGTGGTGCCAACGTCTTCTGCCGTTTTGTAGAGCCCGCCGAGCTTTTCGACGATGTCGCCCAGGTCGAGAAATGCTGCGTGGCGCTCTTCGGGGCTCAACGTCTGTCCTGGTGCGAGAGCGATAACGGCCTTGCCGCCGCCCGAGCTGAGGCCTGCGAGCGCGTTCTTTGACGTCATGCCCTCTGAGAGGCGCAGTGCGTCAGCCACGGCCTCGTCACGGCTGTTGTAGCTCCACAGCCTGCAACCACCGAGCGCGGGGCCGAGAGCCGTGCTGTGAAGGGCTACGGCGATGGTGAGACCCGAGCGGGTACCCGTCGCGACCGTGAGCTGCTCGTGATCGAACGTGGCAAAAACTGACTGCATGGTGACCTATTCCTCTTCGTTGATGGCGGTGGTGTGCCTACCGACGATCTCAGTACCTTTTTACGTTTTGTGCAAGAGGGTAACTTCTCATTGATCAGAATGATCAATCTCATCGGGTGCATGAGCGCTATTCTGATCAGTATGAGTGAACTTGACGCCACTGATCGGCGTATTCTTTCGGCCCTCGAACATGACCCGAGGGCCACGGTGCAAGCGCTCTCACAGCGCCTGGGTCTTGCGCGAGGCACAGTGCACGCGCGAATCGAACGGTTGCAGAACGCCGCAACGTTGCGGGCGCACTCGCTACGCATCGACCCGACCGCCCTGGGGTGGCCGATGCGGGCGAAGATCACGGTCGAGACTGATCAAGAGTTGCTGAACCATATGATCGCCGATCTCGAGCAGATTCCCGAGATTATTGAGTGTCTCGTGGTCTCAGGCGGCAGTGACCTCGCCCTCGAAGTGGTTGCCCGCGACTCTGACGATATTTACCGCATCACTCAGAAAATACTTGATTGTCGCGGAGTGATTCGTACCTCAACCTCGATTGTGCTGAGAGAGCTCATCGAGCGCCGCCAGCATCAGCTGCTCTAGTCTCGGCGCTAGCTGATACCAGCGCTCCCGGCCCAGGTGTCGCCTTGCCCTCGTGAGCCGCGGCGATCGTGTGGCCGCTCTCGCACTGCACAGCGCTTGAGAGCGGTGATCCGCAGCCTCGGTGCGTCACGGTGATCGCGGGGCCGGCCTCGTCGGCGTAGTACTTGTCGCCCCAGGTGAGCAGCGCGATGATGACGGGAAACAGGTCGCTGCCCTTTGGCGTGAGCTCGTACTCGCGGCGAGCGCGCATGCCGGGCTCCTGGTATTCGACGGCGCGCAGGATGCCGGCGGCGACGAGCTTGTGCAGGCGGTCGGCGAGTACCGAGTCTGAGACGCCTAGGTGGTCACGGATGTCGTCGAAGCGATGAATGCCGTTAAACGCCTCGCGCAAGATGAGCAGCGTCCACTTCTCACCAATCATCTCGAGCGCCCGTTTG from Leucobacter sp. UCMA 4100 includes:
- a CDS encoding PadR family transcriptional regulator, whose product is MSDAQQEQRWPAPWSRAALGTAVLASLELGPLHGYGIAQAVSERGFGRPKGGSLYPLLAALEHDGAVVTEWQEGQNGPGKRNYVLTPKGKARLQSEREAWRTLVDAMHNTGGTA
- a CDS encoding Glu/Leu/Phe/Val dehydrogenase family protein — its product is MQSVFATFDHEQLTVATGTRSGLTIAVALHSTALGPALGGCRLWSYNSRDEAVADALRLSEGMTSKNALAGLSSGGGKAVIALAPGQTLSPEERHAAFLDLGDIVEKLGGLYKTAEDVGTTAADMASVSERTKHVVGLPAGQGGLGDPGAYTARGVHAALQETLRRLTGETSASGLRITIVGLGHVGSALATQLASEGAHLTLSDINTAKKSLADELGAEWVSPETAHTVEADVFMPAGVGGMLTPKVISELNTRAVVGPANNQLAEPSGAEALAAREILYAPDYLVNAGGVIYLGAEDASIDEKIERIDAISQTLSEVFDEAQASGITTIEAADRLVQQRLQAVVTA
- a CDS encoding Lrp/AsnC family transcriptional regulator, yielding MSELDATDRRILSALEHDPRATVQALSQRLGLARGTVHARIERLQNAATLRAHSLRIDPTALGWPMRAKITVETDQELLNHMIADLEQIPEIIECLVVSGGSDLALEVVARDSDDIYRITQKILDCRGVIRTSTSIVLRELIERRQHQLL
- a CDS encoding winged helix-turn-helix transcriptional regulator yields the protein MQWLDYDASNCSVKRALEMIGEKWTLLILREAFNGIHRFDDIRDHLGVSDSVLADRLHKLVAAGILRAVEYQEPGMRARREYELTPKGSDLFPVIIALLTWGDKYYADEAGPAITVTHRGCGSPLSSAVQCESGHTIAAAHEGKATPGPGALVSASAETRAADAGGAR